One Candidatus Aminicenantes bacterium DNA segment encodes these proteins:
- a CDS encoding PHP domain-containing protein — MFVPLRVHSTFSRGRGGATLEELAAWAAERRTGAMALSDVDNIYGWAKWKRAAAAAGFAPLFGCEVEVEGRPFLFLVRAAAGYANLMEILNRRRIREAGVLEGLVTILLPSLPPHPPRVEDGVVARTIKAPSLPTETAAARAIKASSSSSADEWTNGEEGGGTAFRALVERLKSGAGEGGLYIGVDGARFGRARELARTNGLPLVWANPLKFVRSPERLVLLRAFEQKIPYPPEWARLGRSLGRFGPDQEALALRKLGPEAAEAFRASRDVAGLCAFDFTRVVPPLPSDLFPVGLREEVLARLRTRRDLGWGERERALRELAVIERSGFGPYFLIVHDVVSFARRNGILHNLKGSGASSFLAWLLGLSHVNPAAFDLYFERFLNAGRDDPPDIDLDFDSRFRDRILDYVLRTYGAGRTGAAFVCSLKCYGARSALYETARAFGLPPDESRALSRKAPYFAEPSHLRQGPPPPGYLEVWNLASDLTGVHSEVSLHVGGVILTPAPADRSLPLAVSAKGLAMSHFDRDAVEDLKLIKLDLLSVRGLAAISATRVGLDLPTIPDGDPAAFALLKEARTIGCFQVESPAMMNLLRRMKPADIRDLVQALALIRPGPTESGMKETLLRSREGRGGTPDPFLGRILPETGGLLLYEEQVMQVAERVAGFPPEEGDGLRRALKRKGTPALEGWRTRFLGQGRARGYAAADLDKLWAGLETFSSYSFNKAHSASYAAMAYQAVYLKARHPAPYMTAVLNAGGGYYGLAEYVEEAKRLGLRILGPDINRSGFEFQVEEGAIRVGFLSIKGLGRKTAERIVEARAESGPYRSLEDALARLGLSKAELFSLVKAGVFDSLEARRTRQVLRYVQGIEGVEPDSDLDAREKAKMLLESLGFSPDSDPLALYEGKRPDLRIKDLGRHVGRTIDLVVRVVDARGKDVRGGKKYFYFFEDETGTLEGVGDRPCQAAGQPPVCCLRGEARADGTGQVKIYECAFLKSF, encoded by the coding sequence ATGTTCGTCCCTCTGCGCGTTCATTCGACCTTCAGCCGCGGCCGGGGCGGGGCGACGCTCGAGGAACTGGCCGCCTGGGCGGCCGAGCGCCGGACCGGGGCCATGGCCCTCTCGGATGTCGACAACATCTACGGCTGGGCCAAATGGAAGCGGGCCGCCGCCGCGGCCGGATTCGCCCCGCTCTTCGGCTGCGAGGTTGAGGTCGAAGGGCGGCCGTTCCTCTTTCTGGTTCGGGCCGCCGCCGGCTACGCCAACCTGATGGAGATTCTCAACCGCCGCCGGATCCGCGAGGCCGGGGTCCTGGAGGGGTTGGTGACGATCCTCCTCCCCTCGCTTCCACCCCATCCTCCAAGAGTGGAGGATGGGGTGGTTGCGAGGACGATCAAAGCACCCTCGTTGCCGACGGAAACCGCGGCTGCGAGGGCGATCAAAGCATCGTCGTCGTCGTCGGCCGACGAGTGGACGAACGGCGAAGAGGGCGGCGGGACGGCCTTCCGCGCCCTGGTCGAGAGGCTGAAGTCCGGGGCGGGGGAGGGCGGCCTCTACATCGGTGTCGACGGAGCCCGCTTCGGCCGGGCCCGCGAGCTGGCCCGGACAAACGGTCTGCCGCTCGTCTGGGCCAACCCGCTCAAATTCGTCCGCTCGCCCGAGCGGCTGGTCCTGCTGCGGGCCTTCGAACAAAAGATCCCCTATCCGCCCGAGTGGGCCCGCCTGGGGCGCTCGCTCGGCCGCTTCGGGCCGGACCAGGAGGCCTTGGCGCTGCGCAAGCTCGGCCCCGAGGCGGCCGAGGCCTTTCGGGCCTCCCGGGACGTGGCCGGGCTTTGCGCCTTCGATTTTACGCGCGTCGTGCCGCCTCTGCCGTCCGACCTCTTCCCGGTCGGCCTGCGCGAGGAGGTCCTGGCCCGCCTCCGCACGCGGCGGGACTTGGGCTGGGGCGAGCGCGAGCGGGCCCTGCGCGAGCTGGCTGTGATCGAGCGGTCGGGCTTCGGCCCCTACTTTCTGATCGTCCATGACGTCGTCTCGTTCGCCCGCCGCAACGGCATCCTGCACAACCTCAAGGGCTCGGGCGCCTCGTCCTTTCTGGCCTGGCTGCTCGGGCTGTCGCACGTCAACCCGGCCGCCTTCGACCTCTACTTCGAGCGCTTCCTCAACGCCGGCCGGGACGACCCGCCGGACATCGACCTCGACTTCGACTCCCGCTTCCGCGACCGGATCCTGGACTATGTCCTGCGGACCTACGGGGCGGGGCGGACGGGGGCGGCCTTCGTCTGCAGCCTCAAGTGCTACGGGGCCCGCTCCGCCCTCTACGAGACGGCCCGCGCCTTCGGCCTGCCGCCCGACGAGTCGCGGGCCTTGAGCCGGAAGGCGCCCTATTTCGCCGAGCCGTCCCACCTGCGCCAAGGTCCGCCGCCGCCGGGCTATTTGGAGGTCTGGAACCTGGCCTCCGACCTGACCGGCGTCCACAGCGAAGTCTCGCTTCACGTCGGCGGCGTCATCCTGACGCCCGCCCCGGCCGACCGCTCGCTGCCGCTGGCCGTCTCGGCCAAGGGCTTGGCCATGTCCCACTTCGACCGCGACGCCGTCGAGGACCTCAAGCTGATCAAGCTCGACCTGCTCTCGGTGCGGGGGCTGGCGGCGATCTCCGCCACCCGGGTCGGGCTGGACCTCCCGACGATCCCCGACGGCGACCCTGCCGCCTTCGCCCTGCTCAAGGAGGCCCGGACGATCGGCTGCTTCCAGGTTGAGAGCCCGGCCATGATGAACCTGCTGCGGCGGATGAAGCCGGCCGACATCCGCGACCTGGTCCAGGCCCTGGCCCTCATCCGGCCGGGTCCGACCGAGAGCGGGATGAAGGAGACGCTGCTGCGCAGCCGGGAGGGGCGGGGTGGGACGCCCGATCCGTTTCTGGGGCGGATTCTGCCGGAGACGGGCGGGCTCCTGCTGTACGAGGAGCAGGTCATGCAGGTGGCCGAGCGGGTGGCCGGTTTCCCGCCCGAGGAAGGCGATGGCCTGCGGCGGGCTCTGAAGCGCAAGGGGACGCCGGCTCTGGAGGGTTGGCGGACCCGATTTCTGGGGCAGGGTCGGGCCCGCGGCTACGCGGCGGCCGATCTGGACAAGCTCTGGGCCGGGCTCGAGACATTTTCCTCCTACTCCTTCAACAAGGCCCATAGCGCCTCCTACGCGGCCATGGCCTACCAGGCCGTCTACCTCAAGGCCCGCCACCCCGCTCCCTACATGACGGCCGTCCTCAATGCCGGAGGCGGCTACTACGGGCTAGCCGAGTACGTCGAGGAGGCCAAGCGGCTGGGCCTGCGGATCCTGGGTCCGGACATAAACCGCAGCGGATTCGAGTTCCAGGTCGAGGAGGGGGCGATCCGGGTCGGCTTCCTTTCGATCAAGGGGCTGGGCCGGAAGACGGCCGAGCGGATCGTCGAGGCGCGGGCCGAGTCGGGCCCCTACCGCTCACTGGAGGATGCCCTGGCCCGGCTCGGCCTTTCCAAAGCCGAGCTCTTCTCGCTGGTCAAGGCCGGCGTCTTCGATTCGCTCGAGGCCCGGCGGACGCGGCAGGTCCTGCGCTACGTCCAGGGCATCGAGGGGGTGGAGCCCGACTCGGACCTGGACGCCCGGGAAAAGGCCAAGATGCTCCTGGAGTCGCTGGGCTTCAGCCCCGATTCCGACCCGCTGGCCCTCTACGAGGGCAAGCGGCCCGACCTGCGGATCAAGGACCTCGGCCGGCACGTCGGCCGCACGATCGATCTGGTCGTCCGGGTCGTGGACGCCCGGGGCAAGGACGTCCGCGGCGGCAAGAAATACTTCTACTTCTTCGAGGACGAGACCGGGACGCTCGAGGGGGTGGGCGATCGGCCCTGCCAGGCCGCGGGCCAGCCGCCCGTCTGCTGCCTGCGCGGCGAGGCGAGAGCGGACGGCACGGGGCAAGTCAAGATTTATGAATGCGCGTTTCTGAAATCGTTTTAG
- the dinB gene encoding DNA polymerase IV has protein sequence MNANHGALGSRPSRAAAPAFGPARFDGTSAAARAAAERAVRPALRLDLPLVAAAEAPVRLLPAVPAFASRRFIVHVDIDAFFASVEVLLNPALQGLPVVVGGLPHERGVASTCSYEARRFGVHSGMALRTAFKLCPQAVFVRGNYQLYQSFSERFFRILRQATPDVEETSIDEAYLDLTRCRHLYPSFSRAARDLQARVERETGLRVSVGVGPNKTLAKLATRKAKPAGYFEIPPGGEEEFLRGLPIDSLPGIGPKTQVLLRLLAVQTIGDLWGLPRSTLHSIFGLGGDDIYLHARGIDIRPIVTSSVPKSVSRETTFLEDLWDKRLLLAHLAYLCDRLTLALRQGRCYAHVIEVKTRTSDFRTEVRRRLLLTPCQEMGDVFRIAEELFLPLLQGTRLALRLVGVKASELVRTKPLPLFERASDKGERLGAALDEVRGKYGFGSVLTVREKMLDEVYPFDPGRGFILKTASLTR, from the coding sequence ATGAACGCGAACCACGGGGCCTTGGGCTCCCGTCCTTCCCGCGCCGCCGCACCCGCTTTCGGTCCGGCCCGGTTCGACGGCACGTCGGCGGCCGCCCGGGCGGCGGCGGAGCGGGCCGTCCGCCCGGCTCTGCGCCTGGACCTGCCCCTGGTGGCCGCCGCGGAGGCTCCCGTCCGCCTCCTTCCGGCCGTCCCCGCCTTCGCCTCCCGCCGCTTCATCGTCCACGTCGACATCGACGCTTTCTTTGCCTCCGTCGAGGTCCTCCTCAACCCCGCCCTGCAGGGCCTGCCCGTCGTCGTCGGCGGCCTGCCGCATGAGCGGGGCGTCGCCTCGACCTGCTCCTACGAAGCCCGCCGCTTCGGCGTCCACTCGGGCATGGCCCTGCGGACCGCTTTCAAGCTTTGCCCCCAAGCCGTCTTTGTCCGGGGCAACTACCAGCTCTACCAGTCCTTCTCCGAGCGCTTCTTCCGCATCCTTCGCCAGGCCACCCCGGACGTCGAGGAGACCTCGATCGACGAGGCCTACCTCGACCTGACCCGCTGCCGCCACCTCTACCCCTCGTTCAGCCGGGCCGCCCGGGACCTCCAGGCCCGCGTCGAGCGCGAGACCGGGCTCAGGGTCTCGGTCGGGGTGGGCCCCAACAAGACCTTGGCCAAGCTGGCGACCCGCAAGGCCAAGCCGGCCGGATATTTCGAGATCCCGCCCGGCGGCGAAGAGGAGTTCCTGCGCGGGCTGCCCATCGACAGCCTGCCCGGCATCGGCCCCAAAACCCAGGTCCTGCTCCGCCTGCTGGCCGTCCAGACGATCGGCGACCTGTGGGGCCTGCCGCGGAGCACCCTGCACTCGATCTTCGGCCTGGGCGGCGACGACATCTACCTCCACGCCCGCGGCATCGACATCCGGCCGATCGTCACCTCGTCCGTCCCCAAGTCCGTCTCGCGCGAGACGACCTTTCTCGAGGACCTCTGGGACAAGCGCCTCCTGCTGGCCCACCTGGCCTATCTCTGCGACCGCCTGACCCTGGCCCTGCGGCAGGGCCGCTGCTATGCCCACGTCATCGAGGTCAAGACCCGCACCTCCGACTTCCGGACCGAGGTCCGCCGCCGCCTGCTGCTGACGCCGTGCCAGGAGATGGGGGACGTCTTCCGGATCGCCGAGGAGCTCTTCCTGCCGCTCCTGCAGGGGACGCGCCTGGCCCTGCGGCTGGTCGGGGTCAAGGCCTCCGAGCTGGTCCGAACCAAGCCTCTGCCCCTCTTCGAGCGGGCTTCGGACAAGGGCGAGCGGCTGGGGGCCGCACTGGACGAGGTCCGGGGCAAATACGGCTTCGGCTCCGTTCTGACCGTCCGCGAAAAGATGCTCGACGAAGTCTATCCCTTCGATCCCGGCCGGGGCTTCATCCTCAAGACGGCGTCCTTGACCCGGTAG
- the lexA gene encoding transcriptional repressor LexA: protein MVNTMRRELTPRQRDILESVEAFILEHGYGPTIRQIGARLRIASPSAVFKHVASLEHKGYLRRERGELRLAARPAGAEGRVRVPLLGLVPAGAPRESFDVSGESMDIPDWMIGRRRGNVFCIKVEGKSMIDAYIDDGDHVLLERTDSANSGEMIVAQLEDGSVTLKRLRREDGRTLLVPENPAFAPFEVDDLRVVGRVVGVLRKY from the coding sequence ATGGTGAACACAATGCGCCGCGAGCTGACCCCCCGCCAGCGGGACATCCTGGAGTCCGTCGAGGCCTTCATTCTCGAACACGGCTATGGGCCGACCATCCGTCAGATCGGCGCCCGGCTCCGCATCGCCAGCCCCTCGGCCGTGTTCAAGCACGTAGCCAGCCTGGAGCACAAGGGCTACCTGCGGCGCGAGCGGGGCGAGCTGCGCTTGGCCGCGCGCCCGGCCGGGGCGGAGGGTCGGGTCCGCGTGCCGCTTCTCGGCCTGGTGCCCGCCGGCGCTCCCCGCGAGTCGTTTGACGTCTCGGGCGAGTCCATGGACATTCCCGACTGGATGATCGGCCGGCGGCGGGGCAACGTCTTCTGCATCAAGGTCGAGGGCAAGAGCATGATCGACGCCTACATCGATGACGGCGACCATGTTCTCCTGGAGCGGACCGACTCCGCCAATTCCGGGGAGATGATCGTGGCCCAGCTCGAGGACGGCTCGGTCACCCTCAAGCGGCTCCGGCGCGAGGACGGCCGGACCCTCCTCGTCCCCGAGAACCCCGCCTTCGCCCCGTTCGAGGTCGACGACCTGCGGGTGGTGGGCCGGGTCGTCGGGGTCCTCCGAAAGTACTAA
- a CDS encoding PilZ domain-containing protein — MTVKATDSSVQAKPHLVIAHEDASKRQALRAAFEPDFSVHTASSCREAIGFLGRLAHIDALIVDRHLPSAETGTLLRYVQEMVRNPETIAKLLLSDNGAGREAPALPVNGWVDEVYEGGFDADRIRRRLRSLIIRKTREKRGIMRAPLGPAAVEADIGLIGRVPVENISENGMFVKAVLPRDYIHPITIRMPDGSTLLATGRVVRIDEAAGGTGIQFLLMEEDSRRILLRLIADSQIEKDLPDLRAKYPFLRRDSIVAFSDPPRIDVLLSEAFGRPETELTVIGAGQRSPVILRPAGIEPGRMCRLIGEGLAGRFKTSDSIFVSFQSGYATYTFETVVYRIDDGGRGLECLYPRILFYSEKRAARRAASDEALELEITLPPPFQRTIRGPVADISTGGASFLTGDREVALLIGTPLASIRIIHGGRVVRDVRGEIRNVLKVDDGNGGLLRYGVQFGIARMAVQAGEMPSFEAAAEKPRTRDTEKLRRGPRRQSDLSELAKRPPRVVRLENAAGEEIVGLLNTSLELDGGPVPVVIIPPAFGKTKETLFALAETIVENFYTRGKPVAVLRYDGVRRKGESYKDPDASEPPFEMIHASVSQGADDIKAVLDWLDLNPMLKASSIVLVTFSLSALEARVVLRQESYRRKIGCWISCMGTMEFRELMNRVNCGLDLLEQFQLGIDLGVIPILGNLISMGPYASDVVANRVATLDQAREDMALIDLPITWIYGEHDHWVKAEFVRDIMSVQVDAPREVVSVPLGHNARTSEEALQLFGTITDQIHRFLTRDSIRPAPPDKANMEIIRRAEKDRLPARRIKDRRAYWQRYLVGEDRLIGFDVMALSDDYRQLMEDQRRALDLQPGDRFLDLGGGTGNFAEHLLDGGHPLPTLLTIADLIPKAMARAAGKLLSRFPALRESGRFGLLALDAELNRYIPVRRFLDGEIGRFKTLAEERIENLALASAERIDAAFSPRLHRLLRGETISAADDRWLKSRFDIPEVRVIVDFNLAVRQLQGRAGGEAGFRKLGFPGGLQAAAHLPVRPGVYNKILMSLVLSYIFNPVETLAEARRIIAPEGRLVLSTMRPDADASGLFTRLVAKIEAAPDSDFPGHRSKAFLLESIRSFLNDAQALVELEEAGTFDFFDPDRLAALLEEAGWESLCTIPSFGNPAQGYIVVARPRAVHG; from the coding sequence ATGACGGTGAAGGCGACCGATTCGTCTGTTCAGGCCAAGCCTCATCTCGTCATCGCCCATGAGGATGCCTCCAAGCGGCAGGCGTTGCGGGCCGCTTTCGAGCCCGATTTTTCCGTCCACACCGCCTCGAGCTGCCGGGAAGCCATCGGGTTCCTGGGCCGGCTGGCCCACATCGACGCGTTGATCGTCGACCGCCATCTTCCCTCCGCCGAGACCGGTACGTTGCTGCGCTACGTCCAGGAGATGGTCCGCAACCCCGAGACGATCGCCAAGCTCCTGCTCTCGGACAACGGCGCCGGCCGGGAAGCGCCCGCTCTGCCCGTCAACGGCTGGGTCGACGAGGTCTACGAAGGCGGCTTCGACGCCGACCGCATCCGGCGCCGCCTGCGCTCGCTGATCATCCGCAAGACGCGCGAGAAGCGGGGCATCATGCGCGCGCCGCTCGGCCCGGCTGCGGTCGAGGCCGACATCGGCCTTATCGGCCGCGTGCCGGTCGAGAACATCAGCGAAAACGGGATGTTCGTCAAGGCCGTCCTGCCCCGCGATTACATCCACCCGATCACCATCCGCATGCCCGACGGGTCCACCCTGCTGGCCACGGGCCGGGTCGTCCGGATCGACGAGGCGGCCGGCGGCACGGGCATCCAATTCCTGTTGATGGAGGAGGATAGCCGGCGGATCCTGCTGCGTCTGATCGCCGATTCCCAGATCGAGAAGGATCTGCCCGACCTGCGGGCCAAGTACCCGTTCCTGCGCCGCGACAGCATCGTGGCTTTCTCCGATCCGCCCCGGATCGATGTCCTCCTCTCAGAGGCGTTCGGCCGGCCGGAGACGGAGCTGACCGTCATCGGCGCCGGCCAGCGCTCCCCCGTCATCCTCCGCCCGGCCGGGATCGAGCCGGGCCGGATGTGCCGGCTGATCGGCGAGGGGCTGGCCGGCCGCTTCAAGACGTCCGACTCGATCTTCGTCTCCTTTCAGTCCGGCTACGCCACCTATACTTTCGAAACCGTCGTCTACCGGATCGACGACGGCGGCCGCGGGCTGGAATGCCTGTACCCCCGGATCCTCTTCTATTCAGAGAAGCGGGCCGCCCGGCGGGCCGCTTCGGATGAAGCCCTGGAGCTCGAGATCACCCTGCCGCCGCCGTTTCAACGGACCATCCGGGGCCCGGTCGCCGACATCAGCACGGGCGGCGCGAGCTTCCTCACCGGCGACCGCGAAGTGGCCCTCCTCATCGGGACGCCGCTCGCCTCCATCCGGATCATCCACGGCGGGCGGGTCGTCCGCGACGTCCGCGGCGAGATCCGCAATGTCCTCAAGGTCGACGATGGCAACGGCGGCCTGCTGCGCTACGGCGTCCAGTTCGGCATCGCCCGCATGGCCGTCCAGGCCGGCGAGATGCCGAGCTTCGAAGCGGCGGCCGAGAAGCCGCGCACCCGCGACACCGAAAAGCTGCGCCGGGGCCCGCGCCGGCAGTCCGATCTGAGCGAGCTGGCCAAGCGGCCGCCCCGGGTCGTGCGCCTGGAGAACGCGGCCGGCGAGGAGATCGTCGGACTGCTCAACACCTCGCTTGAGCTCGACGGCGGCCCCGTCCCCGTCGTCATCATCCCCCCCGCCTTCGGCAAGACCAAGGAAACCCTGTTCGCCCTGGCCGAGACCATCGTCGAAAACTTCTACACCCGCGGTAAGCCGGTGGCCGTGCTCCGGTATGACGGCGTGCGGCGCAAGGGCGAGAGCTACAAAGACCCGGATGCGTCCGAGCCGCCCTTCGAGATGATCCACGCCAGCGTCAGCCAGGGCGCCGACGACATCAAGGCCGTCCTGGACTGGCTCGACCTCAACCCCATGCTCAAGGCCAGCTCCATCGTTTTGGTGACCTTCTCGCTGTCGGCCCTGGAAGCCCGGGTCGTCCTCCGCCAGGAATCCTACCGGCGCAAGATCGGCTGCTGGATCTCCTGCATGGGGACGATGGAGTTCCGGGAACTGATGAACCGGGTCAATTGCGGGCTGGACCTGCTGGAGCAGTTCCAGCTGGGGATCGACCTCGGCGTCATCCCCATCCTGGGCAATCTCATCAGCATGGGCCCCTACGCCTCCGACGTGGTGGCCAACCGGGTTGCAACCCTCGACCAAGCCCGCGAGGACATGGCCCTCATCGACCTGCCGATCACCTGGATCTACGGCGAGCACGACCACTGGGTCAAGGCCGAATTCGTCCGCGATATCATGAGCGTCCAGGTCGACGCCCCGCGCGAGGTCGTCTCGGTCCCGCTCGGCCACAACGCCAGGACCTCCGAGGAGGCCCTGCAGCTGTTCGGGACCATCACCGATCAGATCCACCGCTTCCTGACCCGCGATTCGATCCGCCCGGCACCGCCCGACAAAGCCAACATGGAAATCATCCGCCGGGCCGAAAAGGACCGCCTGCCGGCCCGCCGCATCAAGGACCGCCGGGCCTACTGGCAGCGATACCTCGTCGGCGAGGACCGCCTCATCGGCTTCGACGTCATGGCCCTGTCGGACGACTACCGCCAGCTCATGGAGGACCAGCGGCGGGCACTCGACCTCCAGCCGGGCGACCGCTTCCTCGACCTGGGCGGCGGCACCGGCAACTTCGCCGAGCACCTCCTCGACGGCGGCCATCCCCTGCCCACCCTCCTAACGATCGCCGACCTCATCCCCAAGGCGATGGCCCGAGCCGCCGGCAAGCTCCTGTCCCGCTTCCCCGCCCTGCGCGAGTCCGGCCGCTTCGGCCTGCTGGCCCTGGACGCCGAGCTTAACCGGTATATCCCGGTGCGCCGCTTCCTGGACGGCGAGATCGGCCGCTTCAAGACCTTGGCCGAGGAGCGGATCGAGAATCTGGCCCTGGCCTCGGCCGAGCGGATCGACGCGGCTTTCTCGCCGCGCCTGCACCGCCTCCTGCGGGGCGAGACGATCTCGGCCGCCGACGACCGCTGGCTGAAAAGCCGCTTCGACATCCCCGAAGTCAGGGTCATCGTCGACTTCAACCTGGCCGTCCGCCAGCTCCAGGGCCGGGCCGGGGGCGAGGCGGGCTTCCGCAAGCTCGGCTTCCCGGGCGGCCTGCAGGCCGCCGCCCACCTGCCCGTGCGCCCCGGCGTCTACAACAAGATCCTGATGAGTCTCGTCCTCTCCTACATCTTCAACCCGGTCGAGACGCTGGCCGAGGCGCGCCGGATCATCGCGCCCGAGGGGCGGCTCGTCCTCTCGACGATGCGCCCCGACGCCGACGCCTCCGGCCTCTTCACCCGCCTGGTGGCTAAGATCGAAGCGGCCCCGGACTCGGATTTCCCGGGCCATCGATCCAAGGCCTTCCTGCTGGAATCCATCCGGTCTTTCCTCAATGACGCCCAGGCCCTGGTCGAACTGGAGGAGGCCGGCACTTTCGATTTCTTCGACCCCGATCGCCTGGCCGCCCTCCTCGAAGAGGCCGGCTGGGAATCCCTGTGCACAATCCCCTCTTTCGGAAACCCGGCCCAGGGCTACATCGTCGTGGCCCGGCCGAGAGCCGTCCATGGATGA
- a CDS encoding ATP-binding protein — protein sequence MDDAKRSFEERLNAEYDLKGRVRLVILLSAILYLSFLILDAIYASNLFGLFLAIRLIVLAAHGVLLLMLSRMKTHRGCANLAIALTVFDVAGIAIMIQFLGGFTSGYVQGLYLIIQGMVVVVPLAFRETVVLYAFIWASYAVPSLFNIARAAGDWRDIFSNLFFLTAIVLIGVFGSYIMDMIRRRELRSRVQLEETSAKLQESNLKLRALDELKTQFFANVNHELRTPLTLILAPLGPMIEGGLGRLTAKQKDSLLAIRQNGLKLLKLINNLLDLTKLEAGKMRLKTKSVDFVDFVNSLLASVKPLADRKSIRLYFQHPSHDLPLVIDPDQFEKVVLNLLSNAVKFTSEGGRITVYLDESAEAVQFIVEDSGIGIPADMLDTIFDRFSQVDGSLSRAHEGTGIGLSLVRELVALHGGKVRAESELGKGSRFVIDVLKGDAHYGDEVLDRRMADMPVTFKKRSSDAGQPRVQDIVTDFRKLQLMDLERDELLPADSQSTRSHDNNIVVIDDNPEVLKLMKLLLEDEFDLHLASSGEEGLSLIRDKMPDIVISDVMMPGLDGHALTKRIKSDESLRHIPVILVTARSGAEMLNQGIEAGADDYLPKPFDSVELKARIHNLLRMRRAEADLALANRNLKMRTSDLVERQRSLFLSMVRSLVSALEAKDKYTRDHSSRVTEFSMRIARSLKLDERELNDLEMAAILHDVGKIAIPERILHKKTPLTDEEYSIIRQHPVIGENILKPVIELQQIARIVRFHHERYDGRGYPDGLKGQAIPIGARIMSVADTYDAITSSRPYRDSESHNYALKEIIKCSGLQFDPEIVEHFIEVLKAGPAAGLTDSGTPPLFENEPS from the coding sequence ATGGATGACGCCAAGCGATCCTTCGAAGAGCGGCTGAACGCCGAGTACGACCTGAAGGGGCGGGTCCGGCTGGTCATCCTCCTCAGCGCCATCCTGTACCTCTCGTTCCTCATCCTCGACGCCATCTACGCCTCGAACCTCTTCGGACTGTTCCTGGCCATCCGCCTGATCGTCCTGGCCGCCCACGGCGTCCTCCTGCTGATGCTCTCCCGGATGAAGACCCACCGCGGCTGCGCCAACCTGGCCATCGCCCTGACCGTCTTCGACGTGGCCGGCATCGCCATCATGATTCAGTTTCTGGGAGGATTCACCTCCGGCTATGTCCAGGGCCTGTACCTGATCATCCAGGGCATGGTCGTCGTCGTGCCGCTGGCCTTCCGGGAGACCGTCGTCCTATATGCCTTCATCTGGGCCAGCTACGCCGTGCCCAGCCTCTTCAACATTGCCCGGGCCGCGGGCGACTGGCGCGACATCTTCTCCAACCTCTTCTTTCTGACGGCCATCGTCCTGATCGGCGTCTTCGGCTCCTACATCATGGACATGATCCGGCGCCGCGAGCTGCGCAGCCGGGTCCAGCTCGAGGAGACATCGGCCAAGCTCCAGGAATCCAACCTCAAGCTCAGGGCCCTGGACGAGCTCAAAACCCAGTTCTTCGCCAACGTCAACCACGAGCTGCGCACGCCGTTGACCCTGATCCTGGCCCCGCTCGGGCCTATGATCGAGGGCGGCCTAGGCCGGCTGACCGCCAAGCAGAAGGACAGCCTCCTCGCCATCCGTCAGAACGGCCTCAAGCTGCTCAAGCTGATCAACAACCTCCTCGACCTGACCAAGCTTGAAGCGGGCAAGATGCGGCTGAAGACCAAGTCGGTCGATTTCGTCGACTTTGTCAACAGCCTACTGGCCTCGGTCAAGCCGCTGGCCGACCGCAAATCGATTCGGCTTTACTTCCAGCATCCCTCGCATGACCTGCCGCTGGTCATCGACCCCGACCAGTTTGAGAAGGTCGTCCTCAACCTGCTTTCCAACGCCGTCAAGTTCACCTCGGAGGGCGGCCGCATCACCGTTTACCTGGACGAATCGGCCGAGGCCGTCCAGTTCATCGTCGAGGACAGCGGCATCGGCATCCCGGCCGACATGCTGGATACGATCTTCGACCGTTTCTCCCAGGTCGACGGATCGCTGTCGCGGGCCCACGAAGGCACGGGCATCGGCCTGTCGCTCGTCCGCGAGCTGGTGGCGCTGCACGGCGGGAAGGTCCGGGCCGAAAGCGAGCTCGGCAAGGGCTCCCGCTTCGTCATCGACGTCCTCAAAGGCGACGCCCACTACGGCGATGAGGTCCTCGACCGCCGGATGGCGGATATGCCGGTGACGTTCAAGAAGCGGTCCAGCGACGCCGGCCAACCCAGGGTTCAGGACATCGTCACCGACTTCCGCAAGCTCCAGCTCATGGACTTGGAGCGCGATGAGCTCCTTCCCGCCGATAGCCAGTCGACCCGGTCTCACGACAACAACATCGTCGTCATCGACGACAACCCGGAAGTCCTCAAGCTGATGAAGCTGTTGCTGGAGGACGAGTTCGACCTCCACCTGGCTTCCTCCGGCGAGGAGGGCCTGAGTCTCATCCGGGACAAGATGCCCGACATCGTCATCAGCGACGTCATGATGCCGGGCCTGGACGGCCACGCCCTGACCAAGCGGATCAAGTCCGACGAATCGCTCCGTCACATCCCGGTCATCCTGGTCACGGCCCGCTCCGGGGCGGAGATGCTGAACCAGGGCATCGAGGCGGGCGCCGATGACTATCTGCCCAAGCCCTTCGACTCGGTCGAGCTCAAGGCCCGCATCCACAACCTGCTCCGGATGCGGCGGGCCGAGGCCGACTTGGCTCTGGCCAACCGCAACCTCAAGATGCGGACCTCGGACTTGGTCGAGCGCCAGCGCTCGCTGTTTCTATCCATGGTCCGCTCGCTCGTCTCGGCCTTGGAGGCCAAAGACAAATACACCCGCGACCATTCCAGCCGGGTGACCGAGTTCTCCATGCGCATCGCCCGCTCGCTGAAGCTCGACGAGCGCGAGCTGAACGACCTGGAAATGGCGGCGATCCTGCACGACGTCGGCAAGATCGCCATCCCGGAGCGCATCCTGCACAAGAAGACGCCCTTGACAGACGAAGAATACTCCATCATCCGGCAGCACCCGGTGATCGGCGAGAACATCCTCAAGCCGGTCATCGAATTGCAGCAGATCGCCCGCATCGTCCGCTTCCACCATGAGCGCTACGACGGCCGCGGCTACCCCGACGGCCTGAAAGGCCAGGCCATCCCGATCGGGGCCCGGATCATGTCGGTGGCCGATACCTACGACGCCATCACCTCGAGCCGGCCGTACCGGGACTCCGAGTCGCACAACTACGCGCTGAAAGAGATCATCAAGTGTTCGGGCCTGCAATTCGACCCGGAGATCGTCGAGCACTTCATCGAGGTCCTTAAAGCCGGTCCGGCCGCCGGCCTTACGGACTCGGGGACGCCGCCCCTCTTCGAAAACGAGCCGAGCTGA